The window GCAGCGTGCTTGCGCTGCGGCCGACCGTACCGGTCACGCCATGTTGCACACCTTGTACCAACAAAACGTCAAAGCCAAAACCAGCTTCTTCGTGGAGTGGATGGCCCTTGACTTGATCCGCGACGCCGAAGGCGATGTGGTGGGCGTCACTGCCCTCGAAATGGAAACAGGCGACTTGCACATCTTGCATGCCAAGACTGTGTTGTTGGCCACCGGCGGCGCAGGCCGTATCTTTGCAGCTTCAACCAATGCCTTCATCAATACCGGCGACGGATTGGGCATGGCAGCGCGTGCTGGCATTCCTTTGGAAGACATGGAATTCTGGCAGTTCCACCCCACTGGCGTGGCCGGTGCCGGTGTGTTGCTGACAGAGGGTTGCCGCGGTGAAGGCGCCATTTTGTTGAACAGCAATGGCGAACGTTTCATGGAGCGCTATGCGCCTACATTGAAAGACTTGGCCCCTCGCGACTTCGTGTCACGCTCTATGGACCAAGAGATCAAAGAAGGCCGTGGTTGCGGCCCCAACAAAGACTATGTGCTGTTGAAACTGGACCACTTGGGTGCAGAAACCATTCACAAGCGCTTGCCTTCTGTGTACGAAATTGGCGTCAACTTCGCCAATGTCGACATCACCAAAGAACCCATTCCTGTGGTGCCGACCATCCACTATCAAATGGGCGGCATTCCCACCAACGTCCACGGCCAAGTGGTCACGCAAACGGCCAGCAGCCACAACGCCGTGGTCAATGGCTTGTACGCTGTGGGCGAATGCTCTTGCGTCAGCGTTCACGGCGCCAACCGCTTGGGCACCAACTCTTTGCTCGACTTGTTGGTGTTTGGTCGCGCAGCCGGCAACCACATTGTTGACTTTGCCAGCAAAACCAAAGCGCACAAAGATTTGCCGAAAGACGCAGCCGACTTCACGCTGGCGCGCCTCAACCGCCTCGAAGGTCGCAAAGGCGAATACGCCCAAGATGTGGCCAACGACATGCGCGCAACGATGCAAAAACATGCTGCTGTGTTCCGCACACAGGCCAGCATGGACGAAGGCGTGCAAAAAATTGCCGAGATTCGCGAGCGCGTCAATACCATTGGTTTGACCGACAACTCCAAAGTCTTCAACACAGCCCGTATTGAAGCCTTGGAAGTTGACAACTTGATCGAGTGCGCTCAATCCACCATGGTGTCTGCTGCCGCTCGCAAGGAATGCCGCGGCGCTCACACCGTGAGCGATTACGAGCGTCCAGCCGATGATCCGATCGCACCCTTGGGCCGCGACGATGCCAATTGGATGAAACACACCTTGTGGCACAGCGAAAGCAACAGCCTGACTTACAAGCCCGTCAACTTGAAACCGCTGACTGTGGACTCTGTGCCACCCAAAGTCCGTACGTTCTAAATTACTGAAGGTTGAATCATGACTCTACGTACATTTGAAATCTATCGTTACGATCCTGACAAGGATGCCAAGCCCTACATGCAAACCATTCAAGTTGAATTGGATGGCCACGAGCGCATGTTGCTTGACGCTTTGATGAAGCTGAAAAAAGTAGACCCTTCTTTGTCCTTCCGCCGCTCATGCCGCGAAGGTGTGTGTGGCTCTGACGCCATGAACATCAATGGCAAAAATGGTTTGGCTTGCCTCACCAACATGTTGACATTGCCCGGCAAGATTGTTTTGAAACCACTGCCAGGCCTGCCCGTTGTGCGCGACTTGATCGTTGACATGACGCAGTTCTTCAAGCAATACAACTCCATCAAGCCTTACTTGATCAACGACAGCATTCCGCCTGAAAAAGAGCGTCTGCAAAGCCCTGAAGAGCGCGAAGAACTCAATGGCTTGTACGAATGCATTTTGTGCGCCAGCTGCTCTACTTCTTGCCCTAGCTTCTGGTGGAACCCGGACAAATTTGTCGGCCCCGCTGGCTTGTTGCAGGCTTATCGTTTCTTGGCTGATAGCCGCGACCAAGGCACTGCAGAGCGCCTGGACAATTTAGAAGACCCCTATCGCTTGTTCCGATGCCACACCATCATGAACTGCGTGGATGTGTGCCCAAAGAGCCTCAACCCCACCAAAGCGATTGGCAAGATCAAAGAGATGATGGTGCGCCGCGCCGTCTAATTTGAGAGCACAGACGAGTCCAAACTTTATGGGAGATGAACTGCTTGATGGATTAGATCGCCACACCCCTCTGGGTGAGCGCGCTTTAAGCAAACTTCGTTGGCGCTGCCGACGTGGCTTGTTGGAAAACGATCTTTTCATTGAGCGATTCTTCAATCGCCATGCCTCCCACTTGACCGTGGGTCAAGCCAGGGGCATGTATGTACTGATGGACTTGTCGGACAACGACTTGATGGATTTGCTCATGAAGCGCAAGTCCCTTGAGCCTGAAATGGCAACAGAAGAAGTCAGCGAAGCGCTGAACATGCTGATGGCATAAAGATTGCTATGCATTATCGCAATCACGCAAATTTGAATTGAATGATGACTAGAGGAAATTGAATCATGAAACTTGCTGACAACAAAGCAACCCTGTCGTTCAGTAACGGCAGCCCCAGCATTGAGATGCCCGTCTACAGCGGCAACATCGGTCCTGATGTGATCGACATTCGCAAGCTTTATGGCCAAAGCGGCATGTTCACCTACGACCCCGGCTTCTTGTCGACCGCCTCTTGCCAATCTAGCATCACCTACATCGACGGCGATAAGGGCGAATTGCTTTATCGTGGCTACCCCATCGAGCAATTGGCCAACCATGGCGACTATTTGGACACCTGCTATTTGCTTTTGAAAGGCGACTTGCCAGACGCCAAGCAGAGCACCGACTTCCACAAGCTGGTCAACAACCACACCATGGTCAACGAGCAGATGCAATTCTTCTTGCGCGGTTTCCGCCGAGATGCGCACCCCATGGCCGTCTTGACTGGCTTGGTTGGCGCTTTGTCTGCCTTCTATCATGACAGCACAGACATCAACAACCCTGAGCACCGCGAAATTGCGGCGATTCGCTTGATCGCCAAGATGCCAACTTTGGTGGCGATGGCTTACAAATACGGCGTGGGTCAGCCCTTCATGTACCCCCAAAACAACTTGTCCTACTCAGGCAACTTCCTGCGCATGATGTTTGGTGTGCCTTGCGAAGACTACAAAGTGAACCCCGTGCTTGAACGCGCTTTGGACCGCATCTTCATCTTGCACGCAGATCACGAGCAAAACGCCTCCACTTCTACAGTGCGTTTGTGCGGCTCTTCTGGCACGAACCCCTTCGCTGCCATTGCAGCAGGCGTGGCTTGCCTCTGGGGCCCTGCACACGGCGGCGCCAACGAAGCTTGCTTGAACATGCTCGATGACATCCAAAAAATGGGCGGCATCTCCAAAGTGGGCGAGTTCATGGAACAAGTCAAAGACAAAAACTCTGGCGTCAAGCTGATGGGCTTTGGTCACCGCGTTTACAAAAACTACGACCCCCGCGCCAAATTGATGCAAGAGACTTGCAACGAAGTCTTGGCAGAACTGGGCTTGGAAAACGACCCCTTGTTCAAGTTGGCCAAGCAAGTCGAAAAGATCGCTTTGGAAGACGACTACTTTGTGTCTCGCAAGTTGTACCCCAACGTCGACTTCTACTCTGGCATCGTGCAACGCGCCATCGGCATTCCAGTGAACTTGTTCACCGGCGTGTTCGCACTGGCTCGCACAGTGGGCTGGATTGCACAACTGAATGAAATGATTGGTGACCCCGAGTACAAAATCGGCCGTCCCCGTCAACTGTTTACAGGCTCACCCCGCCGTAACGTGCCTGGCGCTAAATAAGCCGAGTGCCTCGCAAAAAAGCCCGCGTGATCCGCGGGCTTTTTTTTATCTGCTCAAACTGTTGAATGATGAAGTTTTAACTCTTGAGAGAAACCAGAACTTCGTCCAGCATCTTCTTCGCATCGCCAAACAACATGCGGTTGTTGTCTTTGTAGAAGAGTGGATTGTCAACGCCCGCATAGCCACTGGCCATTGAGCGTTTCATCACAATGCTGGTGCGCGCTTTCCAAACTTCAAGCACTGGCATACCCGCAATGGGGCTTGCTGGATCGTCTTGAGCCGCCGGGTTCACGATGTCATTGGCACCAATCACGATGGCCACATCAGTGTCGGGGAAGTCTTCGTTCAGCTCGTCCATTTCCAAGACGATGTCGTAAGGCACTTTGGCTTCAGCCAACAGCACGTTCATGTGCCCCGGCATACGACCCGCAACAGGGTGGATACCGAAGCGAACATTGACGCCTTTTTCGCGCAGGGTTCGGGTGATTTCAAAGACGGTGTGCTGTGCTTGCGCCACAGCCATGCCGTAGCCCGGCACAATGATCACGTTCTTGGCATCGCGCAACAACTCTGCCGTCTCGGCCGCCAAGATGGGACTCACCTCACCCTGCGGCTCGGCACTTGCACCTTCAGCAGGCTTGGGGGCTGCAGCGGTGGTACCAAAACCACCGGCAATCACACTGATGAAACTGCGGTTCATGGCGTTGCACATGATGTAAGACAGGATGGCACCGCTGGAGCCCACCAAGGCACCCACTACGATCAACAAATCGTTGTTCAACATGAAGCCTGTGGCAGCAGCGGCCCAGCCTGAGTAACTGTTCAACATGGAAACCACCACCGGCATGTCGGCGCCACCAATGGCCATCACCATGTGAATGCCAAACAAAAGTGCAATGGCGCTCATGACAAACAGCGGCATCATGCCTTGCTCGATGGTCTCTGCTTGCAAGAACAAGCGACCAAAGTAAACCACCGCCAGCAAACCAGCCAAATTGATCCAATGACGGGCGGGCAGCAGCAAAGGACTGCCACCGATGCGGCCTGACAACTTGCCAAATGCCGCCACCGAGCCAGAGAATGTGACCGCACCGATGAAGATGCCGATGTAGATTTCCATGGCGTGGATGGTGTGCGCTGCACCCTCAAAACCTTTGGTGGCCTCGGGATCGACGAAGGTGGCATAGCCCACCAATACAGCGGCCATACCGACCATGCTGTGCATGAGCGCGACCAACTCGGGCATTTGCGTCATTTGTACTGCACGTGCAGCGTACAAACCAATGGCACCGCCAATCACCAAACTGCCCACAATCCAAGGCGTACCCGCGCTTGTCACTTGAGGGCCCAAGACAGTGGCCAACACGGCCAAGGTCATGCCGACCATGCCGTAGAGGTTGCCACGGCGAGCGGTTTCTTGATTGGACAATCCGCCCAAGCTGAGGATGAAGAGAATGGTTGCGCCAATGTACGCAACCGTAGACAAGTTAGAGGTCATGAATTACTTCTTCCTGATTATTTTCTGAACATCGCCAGCATGCGCTGAGTGACTGCAAAGCCGCCAAACATGTTGATGGCGGTGAGCACCAAGGCGAGCGAAGCCAACACAATGATCAGCGTGTTTGGGCGTGCAGCTGCATTGGCCATGGGTGAGATTTGCACCAGTGCGCCAATGGCAATGATGGAGCTGATGGCATTGGTCACGCTCATGAGGGGGGTGTGCAGGGCAGGCTTGACATTCCAAACCACCATGTAGCCCACAAAGCAGGCCAACACAAACACCGTAAAGTGCGACAGGAACGCAGTCGGCGCATAAAGGCCCACCAGGACAAACAAGACCGCAGCGATGCCCGCCACGATGGCCAGTTGACCAGCAGGCATGGGGCCAGAAGGTTCGCCATGGCCATGGCCTTTTTTGGCGACGGGAGCTGCAACTGGTTTTGGCGCAGGTTTGGCAGCAACCACCAAAGGCGGTGCTGGCCACGTGATGGTGCCCTCTTTGATGACCGTGAGTCCGCGAATGGCATCGTCTTCCATGTTGACGTTGATCACGCCATCTTTGGTTTTGCAGAGCTCTTCAGTTAAGCGAAACAGGTTGGTGCCATAAAGCGTAGACGACTGGCGCGCCATGCGAGATGCCAAGTCGGTGTAACCCACAATGGTGACACCGTGCTTGACCACTGCTTTGCCTGGCTCGGTCAGCTCGCAGTTGCCGCCTTGCTCGGCGGCCATGTCCACAATCACGCTGCCGGGCTTCATGTTGCGCACCATGTCAGCCGTGATCAGCTTAGGGGCCGGTTTGCCAGGAATGAGTGCGGTGGTGATGATGATGTCGCACTCTTTGGCTTGCTGCGCATACATCTCGCGCTGCGCCGCTTGAAAGCCCTCGCTCATGACTTTGGCATAACCGCCGCCGCCAGAGCCTTCTTCCTCAAAGTTCACCTTGACGAACTCGCCGCCTAGCGATACCACTTGGTCGGCCACTTCAGCACGCGTGTCGTTGGCGCGAACGATGGCGCCCAAGCTGGCCGCGGCACCAATGGCTGCCAAACCCGCAACGCCAGCACCGGCAATGAACACCTTGGCTGGCGGCACTTTGCCCGCAGCCGTAATTTGACCGTTAAAGAAGCGACCAAAAGCACCTGCCGCCTCGACCACAGCGCGGTAGCCACTCACACCGGCCATGGAGGTCAGTGCGTCCATTTTTTGGGCACGGCTGAGGGTTCGGGGCAGCGCGTCAATGGACAAGGCAGTGACTTTTTTGACCGCCAGTTGTTGCATCAAATCGGGGTTTTGAGCAGGCCACAAGAAACCGATGAGGGTCTGGCCTTCGTGCATGAGGGCAACTTCCTCGGCCGTCGGTGCGCGGACTTTGAAGACGATGTCGCTGCCGCGCCAAAGTGCCTCAGCGCTGGGCGCAATGCTTGCACCAGCTTGCTCGTAGGCTTGATCGGACAGGTCGGCCAGTTCTCCTGCACCTTTTTCGACGACGACTGAAAAGCCCAGCTTGATCAGCTTGGTGACCACATCAGGTACGGTGGCAACGCGCTTTTCGCCAGGAAATACCTCTTTGGGTACGCCAATGCGTTGGGGACTAGAGGCCGCTTTGCCGTCTAAAACATTGTCACTTGGGTGGACAGTCGTCATGGAAAAGTCTCAATAAAAGTTAACTGATGTAGCTGGCTTGCGCTTCTAGGACCGGCTGTTCGACACTATAGCTTTTCAAGATGCAATTCCATCGATCCTACCCTGCAAATACAGCGTGGGCAATATGCGTTATCAGCTTAAAATGCTGGGCTTGACCCTAGGAAGCACCATGGCACGCACGCTTTACGACAAAATTTGGGACGAACACGTCGTCCACACCGAAGAAGACGGCACCTCCGTCTTGTACATCGACCGTCACTTGGTGCACGAAGTCACCAGCCCCCAAGCCTTCGAAGGCTTACGCCAAGCGGGCCGCAAAGTCTGGCGCGTCAGCTCCATTGTTGCCACGGCTGACCACAATACCCCCACAACTGGTTGGGAGTTAGGCTACGACGGCATCACCGACCCCATCAGCAAAGAACAAATTACCACCCTGGACAGCAACATTGCTGAATTTGGTTCCGCGGCATTTTTCCCCTTCATGTCCAAACGCCAAGGCATTGTGCACGTCATTGGCCCAGAAAATGGTGCCACCCTCCCCGGCATGACCGTGGTTTGCGGCGACTCCCATACGTCCACACACGGCGCTTTTGGCGCCTTGGCCCACGGCATTGGCACCAGCGAAGTGGAGCACGTCATGGCCACTCAAACTTTGTTGGCCAAAAAAGCCAAAAACATGCTGGTAAAGGTCGAAGGCACGGTTGCCAAAGGCATTACGGGCAAAGACATTGTGCTGGCCATCATCGGCAAAATCGGCACAGCCGGCGGTACGGGCTACACCATTGAGTTTGGTGGCTCGGCCATTCGTGCGTTGTCCATGGAAGGTCGCATGACCGTCTGCAACATGGCCATTGAAGCTGGCGCACGCGCTGGCTTGGTGGCCGTTGACGAAAAAACCATCGAGTACGTCAAAGGTCGCTTGTTGTCTCCCACGGGTGTGGAATGGGATCATGCGGTCACTTATTGGAAAACCTTGCAATCCGACGCCGGCGCTCATTTTGATGCCGTGGTTGAAATCAACGCTGCCGAAATCGTGCCGCAAGTCACTTGGGGCACCTCACCCGAAATGGTGTTGGGCATCAACGGCACCGTGCCCGATCCCGACAAAGAAAAAGACGCCAACAAACGCGGCGCCATTGAACGCGCCCTCACGTACATGGGCCTTGAACCCGGCAAAGCGCTGAACGACATTTTTGTTGACAAAGTTTTCATTGGTTCTTGCACCAACAGCCGCATTGAAGACATGCGTGAAGCGGCAGCTGTGGTCAAAAACTTGGGCCAAAAAGTTTCCAAAACCGTCAAGTTGGCCATGGTGGTGCCGGGTTCTGGTTTGGTCAAAGAACAGGCCGAGCGCGAAGGGCTGCACGAGATTTTCAAAGCCGCTGGTTTTGAATGGCGTGAGCCAGGTTGTTCGATGTGCTTGGCCATGAATGCCGACCGCTTAGAGCCCGGCGAGCGTTGCGCCAGCACCAGCAATCGCAACTTCGAAGGCCGTCAAGGTGCAGGCGGACGCACGCACTTGGTCAGCCCTGCCATGGCAGCTGCAGCTGCCATTCATGGTCATTTTGTGGACATTCGTCAATTTGCTTAAGTGCATTTGAGAACGAAGCACTCACACAGTCGATCAAGGAATACACATGCAAAAATTTACAGTTCACAAAGGTCTCGTGGCACCCATGGACCGTGAGAACGTCGACACCGACGCCATCATTCCCAAACAATTTCTCAAGTCCATCCGCAAGACTGGCTTCGGCCCCAACTTGTTTGATGAATGGCGATATCTGGATGCGGGCTACCCTGGCCAAGACCCCACAAGCCGCAAACCCAATCCCGATTTCGTGTTGAACCAATCACGCTACCAAGGTGCGTCCATTTTGTTGGCTCGCAAAAACTTTGGCTGCGGCTCATCACGTGAGCACGCCCCTTGGGCCATTGACCAATACGGCTTCCGTGCGGTCATTGCCCCTAGCTTCGCCGACATCTTTTTCAACAACTGTTTCAAAAATGGCTTGTTGCCCATCGTCTTGCCCGAAAACGTGGTGGCCAAATTGTTTGACGAAGTGGCTGCCTTCCCCGGCTACCAACTCACCATTGATTTAGAGCGCCAAGTGGTGCTTCGTCCCCAAGGCGAGGAAATCCCTTTTGACGTCCAAGCCTTCCGCAAATACTGCCTGATGAACGGCTTGGACGACATTGGCTTGACCTTGCGCTACGCAGACAAAATCAAAGCCTATGAAGCCGAACGCTTGGCCACCAAGCCTTGGTTAGCCCACGTCGCCTAAAAACGTCACAACTCCATCGTTTGAGAAAAGAATCATCATGAAAATCGCAGTTCTGCCGGGTGACGGCATTGGTACCGAAATCGTGGCAGAAGCCGTCAAGGTTTTGAACGTCCTCGACTTGAAATTCGAAATGGAAGAAGCCTTGGTGGGCGGCGCTGCTTACGAAGCCCACGGCCACCCTCTGCCAGAGTCCACCTTGAAACTGGCCAAAGAATCCGATGCGGTTTTGTTTGGCGCGGTGGGCGACTGGAAATACGACAAACTCGACCGACCTTTACGCCCCGAACAAGCCATCCTGGGCTTGCGCAAAAACTTGGGCCTGTTTGCCAACTTCCGTCCTGCCATTTGCTACGAGGAATTGGTCAGTGCCTCTAGCCTCAAGCCCGAACTCATTTCTGGCCTCGACATCCTCATCATTCGCGAACTCACAGGCGACATCTACTTTGGTCAGCCTCGCGGCCGCCGTATTGCCACAGACGGTCACTTCCCAGGTGCCGAAGAAGCCTTCGACACCATGCGCTACTCGCGCCCCGAAATTGAACGCATTGCCCACGTGGCCTTCCAAGCCGCTCGCAAACGCAGCAAAAAAGTCACCAGCGTCGACAAAGCCAACGTGCTTGAGACTTTCCAATTCTGGAAAGATGTGGTCACCGACGTACATAAAGAATACCCTGACGTCGAACTCGAGCACATGTACGTAGACAACGCGGCCATGCAATTGGTCAAGGCGCCTAAGAAATTCGACGTGGTGGTCACAGGCAACATGTTTGGCGACATTTTGTCCGACGAAGCTTCCATGCTGACCGGTTCTATCGGCATGCTGCCCTCCGCCAGCCTGAACAGCCAAAACCAAGGCTTGTATGAGCCAAGCCACGGCAGTGCCCCTGACATTGCGGGTCAGGGTATTGCAAACCCATTGGCTACAATACTGTCTGCTGCCATGATGCTCCGTTTTTCATTGAACCAAGCCGAATCTGCCGATCGCATTGAAACGGCTGTGAAGTCTGTTTTGGCATCTGGTTTGCGCACAGTGGACATCTGGTCCGAAGGCACACAAAAGGTCAGCACCCGCGAAATGGGCGAAGCCGTTGTGAAAGCCATCACGAAAACGACAAAGAGCTAACAGCTCACAACTCGTCATGCCCTTCCGGCTCGACGAGTCGGAATCTCAAAATTAAATTGAAAGGGTGATGACATGAAATTGGTAGGACTTGTAGGCTGGCGCGGTATGGTCGGTTCCGTCTTGATGGACCGCATGCAAGCCGAGGGCGACTTTGGTTTGATTGAACCTTTGTTCTTCTCCACCTCCAACTCTGGCGGCAAAGCGCCCGCCATGGCCAAAAATGAAACGACGCTGCAAGATGCCTTCAACATCGATGCGCTGAAGCGTTGCGACATCATCATCACCGCTCAAGGCGGCGACTACACCACCGAAGTTTTCCCCAAGTTGCGCGCATCAGGCTGGAACGGCCATTGGATCGATGCGGCCTCCACATTGCGCATGGAAAAAGACGCCGTGATCATTTTGGATCCGGTCAACATGCCCGTCATTCAATCTGCACTGAAAAACGGTGGCAAGAATTGGGTCGGCGGCAATTGCACCGTCAGCTGTATGTTGATGGGGGTGGGCGCTTTGTACAAGGCCGGTTTGGTCGAGTGGATGAGCACCCAAACTTATCAAGCAGCCTCGGGCGGCGGCGCGCAACACATGCGCGAGTTGCT is drawn from Limnohabitans sp. 103DPR2 and contains these coding sequences:
- the sdhA gene encoding succinate dehydrogenase flavoprotein subunit; translation: MTYTKDKIATRKFDVVIVGAGGSGMRASLQLARAGLNVAVLSKVFPTRSHTVAAQGGIGASLGNMSDDNWHYHFYDTIKGSDWLGDQDAIEFMCREAPKVVYDLEHMGMPFDRNPDGTIYQRPFGGHTANYGEKPVQRACAAADRTGHAMLHTLYQQNVKAKTSFFVEWMALDLIRDAEGDVVGVTALEMETGDLHILHAKTVLLATGGAGRIFAASTNAFINTGDGLGMAARAGIPLEDMEFWQFHPTGVAGAGVLLTEGCRGEGAILLNSNGERFMERYAPTLKDLAPRDFVSRSMDQEIKEGRGCGPNKDYVLLKLDHLGAETIHKRLPSVYEIGVNFANVDITKEPIPVVPTIHYQMGGIPTNVHGQVVTQTASSHNAVVNGLYAVGECSCVSVHGANRLGTNSLLDLLVFGRAAGNHIVDFASKTKAHKDLPKDAADFTLARLNRLEGRKGEYAQDVANDMRATMQKHAAVFRTQASMDEGVQKIAEIRERVNTIGLTDNSKVFNTARIEALEVDNLIECAQSTMVSAAARKECRGAHTVSDYERPADDPIAPLGRDDANWMKHTLWHSESNSLTYKPVNLKPLTVDSVPPKVRTF
- a CDS encoding succinate dehydrogenase iron-sulfur subunit, translating into MTLRTFEIYRYDPDKDAKPYMQTIQVELDGHERMLLDALMKLKKVDPSLSFRRSCREGVCGSDAMNINGKNGLACLTNMLTLPGKIVLKPLPGLPVVRDLIVDMTQFFKQYNSIKPYLINDSIPPEKERLQSPEEREELNGLYECILCASCSTSCPSFWWNPDKFVGPAGLLQAYRFLADSRDQGTAERLDNLEDPYRLFRCHTIMNCVDVCPKSLNPTKAIGKIKEMMVRRAV
- a CDS encoding FAD assembly factor SdhE, with amino-acid sequence MGDELLDGLDRHTPLGERALSKLRWRCRRGLLENDLFIERFFNRHASHLTVGQARGMYVLMDLSDNDLMDLLMKRKSLEPEMATEEVSEALNMLMA
- the gltA gene encoding citrate synthase, whose translation is MKLADNKATLSFSNGSPSIEMPVYSGNIGPDVIDIRKLYGQSGMFTYDPGFLSTASCQSSITYIDGDKGELLYRGYPIEQLANHGDYLDTCYLLLKGDLPDAKQSTDFHKLVNNHTMVNEQMQFFLRGFRRDAHPMAVLTGLVGALSAFYHDSTDINNPEHREIAAIRLIAKMPTLVAMAYKYGVGQPFMYPQNNLSYSGNFLRMMFGVPCEDYKVNPVLERALDRIFILHADHEQNASTSTVRLCGSSGTNPFAAIAAGVACLWGPAHGGANEACLNMLDDIQKMGGISKVGEFMEQVKDKNSGVKLMGFGHRVYKNYDPRAKLMQETCNEVLAELGLENDPLFKLAKQVEKIALEDDYFVSRKLYPNVDFYSGIVQRAIGIPVNLFTGVFALARTVGWIAQLNEMIGDPEYKIGRPRQLFTGSPRRNVPGAK
- the pntB gene encoding Re/Si-specific NAD(P)(+) transhydrogenase subunit beta, with product MTSNLSTVAYIGATILFILSLGGLSNQETARRGNLYGMVGMTLAVLATVLGPQVTSAGTPWIVGSLVIGGAIGLYAARAVQMTQMPELVALMHSMVGMAAVLVGYATFVDPEATKGFEGAAHTIHAMEIYIGIFIGAVTFSGSVAAFGKLSGRIGGSPLLLPARHWINLAGLLAVVYFGRLFLQAETIEQGMMPLFVMSAIALLFGIHMVMAIGGADMPVVVSMLNSYSGWAAAATGFMLNNDLLIVVGALVGSSGAILSYIMCNAMNRSFISVIAGGFGTTAAAPKPAEGASAEPQGEVSPILAAETAELLRDAKNVIIVPGYGMAVAQAQHTVFEITRTLREKGVNVRFGIHPVAGRMPGHMNVLLAEAKVPYDIVLEMDELNEDFPDTDVAIVIGANDIVNPAAQDDPASPIAGMPVLEVWKARTSIVMKRSMASGYAGVDNPLFYKDNNRMLFGDAKKMLDEVLVSLKS
- a CDS encoding Re/Si-specific NAD(P)(+) transhydrogenase subunit alpha, translating into MTTVHPSDNVLDGKAASSPQRIGVPKEVFPGEKRVATVPDVVTKLIKLGFSVVVEKGAGELADLSDQAYEQAGASIAPSAEALWRGSDIVFKVRAPTAEEVALMHEGQTLIGFLWPAQNPDLMQQLAVKKVTALSIDALPRTLSRAQKMDALTSMAGVSGYRAVVEAAGAFGRFFNGQITAAGKVPPAKVFIAGAGVAGLAAIGAAASLGAIVRANDTRAEVADQVVSLGGEFVKVNFEEEGSGGGGYAKVMSEGFQAAQREMYAQQAKECDIIITTALIPGKPAPKLITADMVRNMKPGSVIVDMAAEQGGNCELTEPGKAVVKHGVTIVGYTDLASRMARQSSTLYGTNLFRLTEELCKTKDGVINVNMEDDAIRGLTVIKEGTITWPAPPLVVAAKPAPKPVAAPVAKKGHGHGEPSGPMPAGQLAIVAGIAAVLFVLVGLYAPTAFLSHFTVFVLACFVGYMVVWNVKPALHTPLMSVTNAISSIIAIGALVQISPMANAAARPNTLIIVLASLALVLTAINMFGGFAVTQRMLAMFRK
- the leuC gene encoding 3-isopropylmalate dehydratase large subunit; protein product: MARTLYDKIWDEHVVHTEEDGTSVLYIDRHLVHEVTSPQAFEGLRQAGRKVWRVSSIVATADHNTPTTGWELGYDGITDPISKEQITTLDSNIAEFGSAAFFPFMSKRQGIVHVIGPENGATLPGMTVVCGDSHTSTHGAFGALAHGIGTSEVEHVMATQTLLAKKAKNMLVKVEGTVAKGITGKDIVLAIIGKIGTAGGTGYTIEFGGSAIRALSMEGRMTVCNMAIEAGARAGLVAVDEKTIEYVKGRLLSPTGVEWDHAVTYWKTLQSDAGAHFDAVVEINAAEIVPQVTWGTSPEMVLGINGTVPDPDKEKDANKRGAIERALTYMGLEPGKALNDIFVDKVFIGSCTNSRIEDMREAAAVVKNLGQKVSKTVKLAMVVPGSGLVKEQAEREGLHEIFKAAGFEWREPGCSMCLAMNADRLEPGERCASTSNRNFEGRQGAGGRTHLVSPAMAAAAAIHGHFVDIRQFA
- the leuD gene encoding 3-isopropylmalate dehydratase small subunit produces the protein MQKFTVHKGLVAPMDRENVDTDAIIPKQFLKSIRKTGFGPNLFDEWRYLDAGYPGQDPTSRKPNPDFVLNQSRYQGASILLARKNFGCGSSREHAPWAIDQYGFRAVIAPSFADIFFNNCFKNGLLPIVLPENVVAKLFDEVAAFPGYQLTIDLERQVVLRPQGEEIPFDVQAFRKYCLMNGLDDIGLTLRYADKIKAYEAERLATKPWLAHVA
- the leuB gene encoding 3-isopropylmalate dehydrogenase gives rise to the protein MKIAVLPGDGIGTEIVAEAVKVLNVLDLKFEMEEALVGGAAYEAHGHPLPESTLKLAKESDAVLFGAVGDWKYDKLDRPLRPEQAILGLRKNLGLFANFRPAICYEELVSASSLKPELISGLDILIIRELTGDIYFGQPRGRRIATDGHFPGAEEAFDTMRYSRPEIERIAHVAFQAARKRSKKVTSVDKANVLETFQFWKDVVTDVHKEYPDVELEHMYVDNAAMQLVKAPKKFDVVVTGNMFGDILSDEASMLTGSIGMLPSASLNSQNQGLYEPSHGSAPDIAGQGIANPLATILSAAMMLRFSLNQAESADRIETAVKSVLASGLRTVDIWSEGTQKVSTREMGEAVVKAITKTTKS